In Pungitius pungitius chromosome 2, fPunPun2.1, whole genome shotgun sequence, a single window of DNA contains:
- the clint1a gene encoding clathrin interactor 1a isoform X2 encodes MLNMWKVRELVDKATNVVMNYSEVESKVREATNDDPWGPSGQLMSEISRATFMYEQFPEVMNMLWTRMLRDNKKNWRRVYKSLLLLAHLIRNGSERVVTSTREHLYDLRSLESYHFVDENGKDQGVNVRQKVKELVDFAQDDDRLREERKKSKKNRDKYIGVSSDSMGYRGYSGDKYDSSDRGKWDDDWERNKGQFPFSEKLGEISDKIGSTIDDTINRFRKNQRDDSPDRFSDNEEDRGRSSHNGQSGKDFKDEEETVTTKSVHIVQATETTATRKRGVPSKVVDLGAAAHYVGDKSPSTTAKQPDAPQPSSTTLADLFMVDSTPSQPAPADLISGFADFSSPAAVGISSPSAPSSGSNGEFGDWNAFPGGQIPVSAQAVDPSGTDLFGAMATPAATPASGSGPASADLFDLMGPTQSFNSSQSLNLSMSSTQSMSATVLPQSRSQPLPNMGGPLQPQSVLPMQQGMASQGPGAKAALPATWSDPSVNISLDFLGPGAHPPKQSQPTLNTLQHGNQTPANMLCPGFSGMSIGSTTVRAPVNPMMHPAGMGMGMATNQAVMGMGMNMGMPQGGMAMGMPSAMGMNPAMVQQPKHDAFADFGNFGK; translated from the exons AACCAACGTGGTGATGAACTACTCGGAGGTGGAGTCCAAAGTCAGAGAGGCCACCAATGACGACCCGTGGGGACCGTCGGGACAACTGATGAGTGAAATCTCCAG AGCCACCTTCATGTATGAGCAGTTCCCAGAGGTGATGAATATGCTGTGGACCCGCATGCTGAGGGACAACAAGAAGAACTGGCGGAGAGTCTACAAG tccctgctgctgctggcccatCTCATCAGGAATGGATCAGAGAGGGTTGTTACCAGTACCAGAGAACACCTGTATGACCTTAGATCGTTAGAAAGCTACCACTTCGTAG ATGAGAATGGGAAGGACCAAGGTGTGAATGTGCGTCAGAAGGTAAAGGAGCTGGTGGATTTTGCCCAGGATGACGACAGGCTAAGGGAAGAACGGAAAAAGTCAAAGAAGAACCGAGACAAATACATCGGGGTGTCCTCAGACAGCATGGGATACCGAGGTTACT CGGGGGACAAGTACGACTCCAGCGACCGGGGAAAGTGGGATGACGACTGGGAGAGGAATAAAGGACAGTTCCCCTTCAGCGAGAAACTGGGGGAGATCAGCGACAAAATCGGCAGCACCATCGACGACACCATAAACAGATTTAGGAAGAATCAAAGGGACGACTCGCCAGATCGATTTAG TGACAACGAGGAGGACAGGGGCCGCTCGTCTCACAATGGCCAGTCAGGAAAAGACTTCAAAGACGAAGAGGAGACTGTTACCACCAAGAGCGTACACATCGTCCAAGCAACGGAGACTACAGCCACACGGAAGAGGGGGGTCCCGTCTAAGGTAGTGGACCTGGGAGCCGCAGCCCACTACGTGGGAGATAAGAGCCCGAGTACTACCGCCAAACAG CCAGATGCACCCCAGCCCTCCAGCACCACCCTCGCTGACCTATTTATGGTGGACTCCACACCGAGCCAGCCGGCTCCCGCAG ACCTGATCAGTGGATTTGCTGACTTCTCCTCACCTGCTGCGGTCGGCATCTCCTCCCCATCGG CACCTTCCTCCGGCAGCAACGGAGAGTTTGGAGACTGGAACGCCTTCCCCGGAGGTCAGATACCAGTCTCTGCTCAGGCCGTTGACCCCAGCGGAACTGACCTCTTCGGAGCTATGGCGACTCCGGCCGCCACCCCAGCTTCAGGCTCTGGTCCGGCCTCAGCAGACCTGTTTGACTTGATGGGCCCGACCCAGTCCTTCAACTCCTCCCAGAGCCTCAACTTAAGCATGAGCAGCACACAGAGCATGAGCGCCACAGTGCTGCCCCAGTCTAGGTCCCAG CCGCTACCAAACATGGGCGGTCCTCTTCAACCACAGTCTGTCCTGCCTATGCAGCAGGGAATGGCCTCTCAAGGGCCCGGAGCCAAAGCAGCCCTCCCTGCCACCTGGTCCGACCCCTCAGTCAACATCAGCCTGGACTTCCTGGGCCCAGGCGCGCACCCACCCAAGCAAAGCCAGCCCACCCTCAACACCCTCCAGCACG GCAATCAGACCCCGGCCAACATGCTCTGCCCGGGATTCTCCGGCATGAGCATCGGAAGCACAACAGTCAGAGCGCCTGTGAATCCTATGATGCACCCTGCTGGCATGGGAATGGGCATGGCAACCAACCAGGCCGTGATGGGGATGGGCATGAACATGGGGATGCCACAAGGAGGTATGGCCATGGGGATGCCCAGTGCTATGGGGATGAACCCCGCAATGGTCCAACAGCCCAAACACGACGCCTTCGCTGACTTCGGCAACTTTGGAAAGTGA
- the clint1a gene encoding clathrin interactor 1a isoform X1 codes for MLNMWKVRELVDKATNVVMNYSEVESKVREATNDDPWGPSGQLMSEISRATFMYEQFPEVMNMLWTRMLRDNKKNWRRVYKSLLLLAHLIRNGSERVVTSTREHLYDLRSLESYHFVDENGKDQGVNVRQKVKELVDFAQDDDRLREERKKSKKNRDKYIGVSSDSMGYRGYSGDKYDSSDRGKWDDDWERNKGQFPFSEKLGEISDKIGSTIDDTINRFRKNQRDDSPDRFSDNEEDRGRSSHNGQSGKDFKDEEETVTTKSVHIVQATETTATRKRGVPSKVVDLGAAAHYVGDKSPSTTAKQPDAPQPSSTTLADLFMVDSTPSQPAPADLISGFADFSSPAAVGISSPSAAPSSGSNGEFGDWNAFPGGQIPVSAQAVDPSGTDLFGAMATPAATPASGSGPASADLFDLMGPTQSFNSSQSLNLSMSSTQSMSATVLPQSRSQPLPNMGGPLQPQSVLPMQQGMASQGPGAKAALPATWSDPSVNISLDFLGPGAHPPKQSQPTLNTLQHGNQTPANMLCPGFSGMSIGSTTVRAPVNPMMHPAGMGMGMATNQAVMGMGMNMGMPQGGMAMGMPSAMGMNPAMVQQPKHDAFADFGNFGK; via the exons AACCAACGTGGTGATGAACTACTCGGAGGTGGAGTCCAAAGTCAGAGAGGCCACCAATGACGACCCGTGGGGACCGTCGGGACAACTGATGAGTGAAATCTCCAG AGCCACCTTCATGTATGAGCAGTTCCCAGAGGTGATGAATATGCTGTGGACCCGCATGCTGAGGGACAACAAGAAGAACTGGCGGAGAGTCTACAAG tccctgctgctgctggcccatCTCATCAGGAATGGATCAGAGAGGGTTGTTACCAGTACCAGAGAACACCTGTATGACCTTAGATCGTTAGAAAGCTACCACTTCGTAG ATGAGAATGGGAAGGACCAAGGTGTGAATGTGCGTCAGAAGGTAAAGGAGCTGGTGGATTTTGCCCAGGATGACGACAGGCTAAGGGAAGAACGGAAAAAGTCAAAGAAGAACCGAGACAAATACATCGGGGTGTCCTCAGACAGCATGGGATACCGAGGTTACT CGGGGGACAAGTACGACTCCAGCGACCGGGGAAAGTGGGATGACGACTGGGAGAGGAATAAAGGACAGTTCCCCTTCAGCGAGAAACTGGGGGAGATCAGCGACAAAATCGGCAGCACCATCGACGACACCATAAACAGATTTAGGAAGAATCAAAGGGACGACTCGCCAGATCGATTTAG TGACAACGAGGAGGACAGGGGCCGCTCGTCTCACAATGGCCAGTCAGGAAAAGACTTCAAAGACGAAGAGGAGACTGTTACCACCAAGAGCGTACACATCGTCCAAGCAACGGAGACTACAGCCACACGGAAGAGGGGGGTCCCGTCTAAGGTAGTGGACCTGGGAGCCGCAGCCCACTACGTGGGAGATAAGAGCCCGAGTACTACCGCCAAACAG CCAGATGCACCCCAGCCCTCCAGCACCACCCTCGCTGACCTATTTATGGTGGACTCCACACCGAGCCAGCCGGCTCCCGCAG ACCTGATCAGTGGATTTGCTGACTTCTCCTCACCTGCTGCGGTCGGCATCTCCTCCCCATCGG CAGCACCTTCCTCCGGCAGCAACGGAGAGTTTGGAGACTGGAACGCCTTCCCCGGAGGTCAGATACCAGTCTCTGCTCAGGCCGTTGACCCCAGCGGAACTGACCTCTTCGGAGCTATGGCGACTCCGGCCGCCACCCCAGCTTCAGGCTCTGGTCCGGCCTCAGCAGACCTGTTTGACTTGATGGGCCCGACCCAGTCCTTCAACTCCTCCCAGAGCCTCAACTTAAGCATGAGCAGCACACAGAGCATGAGCGCCACAGTGCTGCCCCAGTCTAGGTCCCAG CCGCTACCAAACATGGGCGGTCCTCTTCAACCACAGTCTGTCCTGCCTATGCAGCAGGGAATGGCCTCTCAAGGGCCCGGAGCCAAAGCAGCCCTCCCTGCCACCTGGTCCGACCCCTCAGTCAACATCAGCCTGGACTTCCTGGGCCCAGGCGCGCACCCACCCAAGCAAAGCCAGCCCACCCTCAACACCCTCCAGCACG GCAATCAGACCCCGGCCAACATGCTCTGCCCGGGATTCTCCGGCATGAGCATCGGAAGCACAACAGTCAGAGCGCCTGTGAATCCTATGATGCACCCTGCTGGCATGGGAATGGGCATGGCAACCAACCAGGCCGTGATGGGGATGGGCATGAACATGGGGATGCCACAAGGAGGTATGGCCATGGGGATGCCCAGTGCTATGGGGATGAACCCCGCAATGGTCCAACAGCCCAAACACGACGCCTTCGCTGACTTCGGCAACTTTGGAAAGTGA